In Megalobrama amblycephala isolate DHTTF-2021 linkage group LG10, ASM1881202v1, whole genome shotgun sequence, one DNA window encodes the following:
- the tial1 gene encoding nucleolysin TIAR isoform X3, with translation MDARVVKDMTTGKSKGYGFVSFYNKLDAENAIVHMGGQWLGGRQIRTNWATRKPPAPKSVQDNSSKQLRFDEVVNQSSPQNCTVYCGGIQSGLTEHLMRQTFSPFGQIMEIRVFPEKGYSFIRFSSHESAAHAIVSVNGTTIEGHVVKCYWGKESPDMAKNVQPMEYGQWGHWNQMYGNPQQYGQYMTNGWQVPSYGMYGQTWNQQGFGVEQSQSPAWVGGFGTQPSQAQPGPVMNQANFGMAGYQTQ, from the exons ACAACAGGGAAATCAAAGGGGTATGGATTTGTGTCCTTCTATAACAAACTG GATGCTGAGAATGCTATAGTACACATGGGGGGTCAGTGGCTTGGTGGACGGCAAATCCGGACTAACTGGGCAACTCGGAAACCACCCGCCCCCAAGAGTGTGCAAGACA ACAGCTCCAAGCAGCTGAGGTTTGATGAGGTGGTAAACCAGTCGAGTCCTCAGAACTGCACAGTGTACTGCGGTGGCATTCAGTCAGGTCTCACAG AACACCTTATGCGACAGACGTTTTCTCCTTTCGGACAGATAATGGAGATCAGAGTTTTTCCGGAGAAGGGTTATTCTTTTATCAG GTTCTCCTCTCATGAAAGTGCTGCTCATGCCATCGTCTCAGTGAATGGTACCACCATTGAAGGTCATGTTGTGAAGTGCTACTGGGGCAAAGAATCACCCGACATGGCCAAAAATGTCCAACCC ATGGAGTATGGTCAGTGGGGACATTGGAATCAAATGTACGGCAATCCTCAACAATACGGTCAGTACATGACAAATGGATGGCAAGTACCATCGTATGGAATGTACGGACAAACATGGAATCAGCAAGGATTTGGTGTAGA ACAATCACAGTCTCCTGCCTGGGTGGGAGGCTTTGGGACGCAACCCTCTCAGGCTCAGCCTGGCCCAGTGATGAACCAGGCTAACTTTGGCATGGCCGGGTACCAGACACAGTAA